The Carassius gibelio isolate Cgi1373 ecotype wild population from Czech Republic chromosome B5, carGib1.2-hapl.c, whole genome shotgun sequence genome segment GGATTTCGTTTTTTACAATTCTGTGACAATGGTCAGAAATGTGAGTTGCAGCTCTGACTTTGTTCTCAGAAATGAAgagtttatattttacaattttaacttttttctcacaattctaccTTTACATCTCGGAATTCTGTGGGGGGGTTTTTCACAACAAAATGTACAAGTTAACTGAGTTTATATCcgacaattctgacttttattctGTAAATTGTGCAattatatcttgcaattatgaCTAATCTCTCAGAGCTGCAAGAAACAAAGATGaaagtgagataaaaagtcacaatcaccatttttttaaatagtttctattgttacatatttatattaccaTACTcttttgatcatttatttaattgaattatgtttttatttattcatttaaattgatTCTGTTAATctagtttaaataaagtaattccaaataaatttatgcaattttaaaaaaatatatttaagttcATTTAGTGTGTATTGTGAGTGTTTTGTTACACCCCTAGCAGACAGTAAAACTTTTTGCGCTACAAACCAGCATGTTTCTGAATATGATAATGCATTTGAGATGGCTCACTCTTGTGTTATAAGTGTCTCTCGTATGACGCTGTACCTGTGTTCTAGAGCAGGGCACATGAGCGCGGCTCTCTGAACGGGTTACTCGCAGCTGGGACGCCGACCAGAAGAGCGTCTTTACTGGCGTTCTGGAGACAGTACTGCTGTAGATCTGCAGCGGCTTGAGAAACCTGcggcacaaacacacaaacagagaagTACTCAgagaagtcagttatttctaaatgattaaatgactgCTTGACTGATATATTGACAAATATCAGAccttatttttctaaaatatatgtaCACTACATATTATAATTGGATTGCACCGTGCATATGATTTCTTTGTCTGttagtaatactaataataataatgtaaaacagtAGTATGTCAGTTGCAAACAGTAAGCTGTGGCATTATCTGCATCCAATATTAAACCAAATCAgaccagtaataataataatcagttaaacAAACCATAAGGAAGATGATTGCTCATGCATATCCAGCCATATTCTGCTGCTTTGCTGTATTTCATATATTAGGATATTTGTCAACAGCATTgtcatatttaaagaaatatatagatCACATCCACACATTTCTGCTCGTTTTGAAGTGTTTATGAAAATCGTTCTAATAGCTATTTATTAATACTTCACAAACGCATACATGTGAATTAGAAACGTTTAGTGATGTAAACTGAAGTTTGTTTTGAAGTCGTGTAGTGAAGCTGTTCAACATCACTGTGTACTCCTGAATGAAGTATGATTTAGTTGTGAGTGCTGAGCCTTACTTTGATTCTGTCCACGCTGGCTTCGAGTTTGAGCTGCTCCACAGTGCGCTTCATGGTCGTGAGGTTTGAGTTTGaagacatgatgatgatgattcctCAGAGTCAGACTCTGTCACGACAGACGGACGAGTGTCTGAGCAGAGCGAGCTGCTTCATCTGTTGATTCCAGACAGAAAGTGGCTGTGTGGGCGTGGCTGTGGGCGGGGCTATTGGGGGCGTGCGCTGTGTTATCTTGGGCTGAACGTGTACGGAATCAAATGCATGCCAAAATATGTATCGCAAAAGAAAATATgtgtttacaaacacacacacacacacacactcacacacacacacacacacacatatctatctatctatatatatatatatatatatatatatatatatatatatatatatatatatatatatagatatatatagatatatatagatatattatatatctatatatatatctatatatatatctatatatatatatatatatatatatatatatatatatatatatatatatatatatatatatatatatatatatatatatatataattttagatttttttctggaCATAAACATTTCTTGAgaactttttttaacataaacgtattacatttttatcatcaatatttttatgtttttatatataatatttttatttaaatgttaactaattaattaaactaattgattaaatctgacattaaaaaaaacacaattgtttattttattttattttctactgtCTTATTGCTTTTGCCACGACGAAGACctttattatgaaattatttcCGGTTAGACTGTCATCACAATAGCAGTTTCACACTAACTGCTCTCTCTTCCTTCCTCTGTCCGCCGGTGCAGCGCTCGTGCAACCCGTCCATAATCAAtcataacatttattataaaggTAAAGCGTTTGCTTTCGTTGTGATTGCAAGAGGGAGTTGTCACATGACGTCATAATGCTCATGTGTTGCGTGTAGAATACGTGCTTTTACGTGACGATAGCAACGGAGTCGGCGTCCATAGAAACAGGTTTCGTGAAATTAATTCTCATTCGAGACCCTGGAGCAcagaaccagtcataagggtcggTTTTGGAAATtgtgatttatgcatcatctgaagctgaataaatgatctctccagtgatgtgtgctTTGTTCGGAGgaaaatatttgtctgagatacaactattagaaaatctggaatctgagggagcaaaaaaatctaaatattgagaaaatcatctttaaagttgttcaaatgaagctcttagcaatgcatattactaaacaaacattaagttttgatatatttacagtaggaatttGACTATATATATCTTCATAGAATgtgatcttcacttaatatcctaatgatttttggcataaaagagaaatgtataattgtgacccatacaaAGTATTGTTGTCTGTTTCTACAAATAtatctgtgacactgatgactgcttttgtgctgcagggacacatttGTGAATTAAAAGTTTTGATTATTATTGCATGACTAAAATCCAGAGAGCTGTGATGTGTTTAGACGGATGGAGCTGCTGCCTATTCTGGATCCGGAGGAGCGGCCGCAGAGCAGACAGTGGTatgagcggtgtgtgtgtgtgtgtgtgtgtgtgtgtgtgtgtgtgacagcgcTCTGTTTCTCTCACAGGTATGTGGTGGTGCCCACAGGAGCCGGTCCTGCTGTCTCTGTGGGTCACACCTGCACATTTCTGCGCTCCAGTGATGAAGGGAAGGGACGGATTGTGATCATCGGTGGAGCCAATCCTGATGGAAGCTTCTCTGAGTCTTATATTATCAATCTAGGTAGTGTGCTCACTTCAGAATAGGGGACAGACTGAGTCCTTTTtttgggtggtgttggcgcagtggataagacacatgcctctggtgtgagagacctgggtttgaatccactgtgagacaccaatgtgtccctgagcaagacacttaacccctagttgctccagaggcgtgcaatctctgacatatatagcaattgaaagttgctttggataaaagcgtcagctaaatgaataaatataaatgtaaatgtttaaaaaaaactaggAAACACAAGGAGTGGCATAAACTGTTGGAAGTTTAGAGAAAAATAGTGTGCAAAAaggtgtaaaatgtaaaataaataaattagatcaATGCAAATAcgatataaataaatgcaaataagaaaaaataatttaataatttaaaaaactaaaagtaaaaggAATTTAATAAAGTAACTTaagagaaattaaatattttctaaataatacatattaacaGTCATATTTGTAGAGTATAATATGGGTGTTTATTTTAAAGACACTATATAGATGCCTTTTTAAAATTTAGGATCAAAAGttcattatattaataataataaaaatttgttacataatataataaaataaaacatatagttACATATATTTGTGTATGTTAACATTACTTAGTGCATTGTAAACTAACAAAGAACAGTAActatttgtaaacacaaacaaacaaatgaagaaTTCATTTTCCAAAAACAGGACTCcgtatttaataatttacaaaaatcatgttttttcattgttcattttaataaatctcaatcaaactgcagctgggttattttaactaggttaaaaataactaaaaaatacaggtgattaacacaataaaaacataataaaaaacacgattttggaaaattaaaaaaacaaaaaaaaaaaaaaacagagtaatctgtttttgcaaataaacttcaaatgcagaaaaaaaacattcactgtaAGTTTACAGTATGTTATGCATATTAATCAATAAATGTATTAGTTAATTTGGTAAGTTAATGTACAGAACTTACAGTGCGTTTAATCAACATCAacctttttggtttaatttatataaatgtattaactatatatttttaagtgtcttGAACCAttattaatcacattttattatttattgcatgCAGTTTCTCCGTTAATAATGAGCCCATGAAATCTGCAGTTATGTAACACGTGGCCTTGTGTCCTGCAGATGCTCATGAATGGGACGTTCCAGACTGGGTCGGGCTGCAGGCGCGCTACGAACACTGCAGCTTTGTTCCCGAGAGCGACCCGCAGAGTCTCTGGGTGTTTGCTGGAGCCGAGAAGAACGGGAACCGCAACTGTGTTCAAGTGTTGCGCACTTCAGGTTATCATTAAACGCTGAGTACTGCTGAAACACTACTAATAACATTAGGAGtagttacatttttttgtgtgtgttcaccaaagttgcatttgtttgataaaaaaatacagtaaaaatagctaaatattattccaatttaaatcagctgttttctaAGTGAATAtctattaaactgtaatttatttctgtgatgctccgctgtattttcagcaccattcctccagtcttcagtgtcacatgatcttcagaaattagaataatatgatgatttaccgctcaagaaacatttctgattattatcagtgttgctgcacaatatttctgtggaaactgatacaCGACCATTTAAACATTTACGAATTGCATACGAATTCAGtatttttaaatgctgttcttctgaactttctgttcatctgtgaatcctgaaaaataaaatgcatcacattttccacagaaatattgagcagcacgactgtgttcaacactgataataatcagaaatgtttcttgagcagtaaatcatcatattattctgatttctgaagatcatgtgacactgaagactggaggaatgatgctgaaaatacagcggagcatcacagaaatacattacactttaacacagattcacacagaacacagatgatttaaattggaataatatttagctatttttacagtatttttgatcaaatcagtGCAGccctgatgagcagaagagagtgCTGTGTGTTATCTGTAATGCTGTGTTTGGTGCAGCTGATGCTGAAGGCCGTGGGTCGTGGCAGACGGTTCAGGTGAAAGGAACCGCTCCGACAGGCCGAACGTATCATACAAGCTCCGCCTGTGTCGGAGACAGACTCTATGTGTTTTCTGGAGGAGACGCTGGAGCTTCGCCTGTCACTGACCCTCAGCTCCACGTCTTTGATTCAGGTctgacaaacacaacacagactcAGGACTGACTCCAGTGGAGCATGCCTCACTGAGAAGCTGTGTTTGTCTGCAGTCAGTGTGACGTGGCTGCAGCCGGAGAGCCGAGGGACGCCTCCTGCACCGCGGCACGGTCACGTGATCGCCGCCGTCGGCTCCAACATCTACATACACGGAGGACTGGCCGGAGAGAAGTTCTACAGCGACATGTTCCTGCTCAACACCGGTGATGCAGCACGACTTCACAGGAACCACTCAATACATATATAACCAATCTACTATTTTATGTTTGAGAATTATACATAGTACTATAAAGGATAAGGATGTGAAGTTGTATGAATGATCCaggtaccgtattttctggactataagtcacactttttttcatagtttggctggtcctgcgacttatagtcaggtgcgacttatcaaaattaatttgacatgaaacaagagaaaacattaccgtctccagccgccagagggcgctctatgctgctcagttctcctgtagtctacactgaacacatagagcgccctctcgtggctggagacggtaatgttttctattggttctaaataaatgcgacttgtatatgttttttcatcatcatgacgtatttttggactgatgcgacttatactcaggtgcgacttatagaaaaatacagtacattttcttCATTGTCTGTCCTCGTACATATTGATGTATTTCTCTCATATTTCTCAGAAACACTGAAGTGGGAGAAGGTGAGACCTAAAGGAGACGTGCCGCCGGGAGTAGCAGCTCATTCCTCCCTAACCTTCGGGAACAACATCTTCATCTTCGGAGGAATGACAGCAGATGGAGCCACCAACGCCATGTACAAGTTTCAGAGTGGTACCAACTCACACACTTACTAGAACCGCTCCAGATCCTGCAGCTTTTTCAATGAATATTCAATATAGATctttagggatgcactgatataaacatgattttatttttatttgaaagcttATAACCGATAGGTTGGCCGATAAATCTATATCCaaatttgtatatagtttttGAGAGCCTGATTTAAAAAGATCTCATCATTAAAAGCCACattccaaacacttcaacatAAACAGCCTAGTTTGAAAAGtgtaaattttaaaaatagttttactcTCCTATTACCAAATTCCATCATAAAAAGTCTTAATcttagtcaaataaataaaataatgcataaataatgcaAACAAGTCATCTCAAGTTAAGTGTTTCTGAAGGAAATAATGCATTCTTTATCAGCTTTAAGATATCGGCCAAATTTTCATTTCGGGCCGATACCGATAACAAAAAATTTATCATTTATCGTCCGATATTGATATGGTGGCTGATATATCATGCATCCCCATAGATTTTGGTTtacataatgttttcataacaaattacatttttattttttaggaaacTTGTCTAAATAAAAGCACATTGAAATCTTTATTTAACATCAGTATTTGTTTCAGAGTGACACTTtaaacattcttttttatttttattttagttcaattAACAAATGATTGTAGGTTTATGTTTACTGTAttcaagcataaaaaaaaatcattttgatcaAAGAATGACATGAAGGTTGTGATTTTAGTGCAgaaatgattgtaaaaaaaaactgtagtattAATGTGTCCATGTGTCTGTCTGTGGATCATGAGTGGTTTGTTCTGCTGCAGATAAACAGCGCTGGACGCTGCTGAGGTTTGACGGAGATCTTCCTCCCAGCAGACTGGATCACTGCATGTGTTTAATGCCGTGGCGTGTGAAGACGCCTGAAGAACACGCCGCTCAGTCACGTGACGCAGACGTGGTGCATCTGTGCTTCATCTTCGGAGGGATGGACACTCAGGGCGTCATGTTCAACGACTGCCTCGTTACTGTGCTGACATGAACACTTATAACTCTACAAAACTGGAAAACATTTGCTTTCCTGAAAAACCCCTGAATGTGTTATAAAACTAGATCTTGTGATGGTTCACCATGTGCTTGATAAATGATTGGACGACACATGCATCTGTGAGAACTGGTTGTTTTTAAAACGCATTTACTTTCTGAATTTGTATAAATGTGtattcaaattttacatttacattacaattacattttttaaaagtctatttttaaTACAGGGCTTCCAAAACCAGGGTGTGTGAGCCGGTgggaagcttaaaaaaaaaaaaaaattccttcctAACACATACAGACTTGGCTGGCAAAATTACAAttaagagatcatgtgtgaactggaccttttaaaaatataccagttaaaaaaaaaaaaaaagtgtttaatttcaaatgaatgaaaacagatttttaattgtcgttttaaaggttttttttttttttaagggagaaGCACCATATAATTCACCAAAACACTAATTCAGTTATAGATGTAAAatgaaaaggtaaaaaataaaattaacttgcTAAAAGAATTCGGAGCTAAAAATAAATTCGATGCATCTTGTGACCATTAAGCAACATCAGATAACCATAAACACGTGTAGTTAACTTCAAGGAGACTTCAATTATTTTAGTTCAAaatgagcatttaaaaaaaaattcagtttaataatcaattatactttatttacaaaaaaagtaacatttcagATGAACAAAACTCAGCTTCACTTTAGACACTGGCATTTAAAAATTAAAGACGCAAACAAATGAGCTTGTTTTGTATCAAACCTTTATTTCGTTAGTTGTAGAAAGGTCTTCTACAGATGCCAGATTTCAATAAATAACTTTGAGCATGTGACATGAGATCCCTCCAGTGACCCCTGACCCCTCACAGAACTGCCTGAGAACAGCAGCAGAGCCTCAAACCGGGCTGACAAAATCTCCACCGGAGTGAAGAGAAAATAAGACCAACACAACTCTCTAAGGCTTCCCACAAGTATTTTCTAAAGAGACCGGAGGCTTTACGTTCGTCCGATTTGTACAAAAAAAGTCTGTTGTGTTTAATATGTACACCTAGAGAGGCGAAGGCGTTATTAGCGCGAGTGAAACAGAGTCCAGACGATCTACAACTCGTCCTTGTCGCCCTGTTCCTCGCCCTCCTCTGGCGGTGGGCCGCCCGCGCTGCCGTACAGCTTGCTCACGATGGGCTGAACGATTTCCTCCAGCTCCTTCTTCTTGGCCTGGAAGTCCTCGATGTCTGCTTCCTGGTGAGACTCCAGCCACTCGATCTTCTCCTCGACGGCCTTCTCGATGGCCTCCTTGTCTTCGGACGACAGCTTGCCGCCCAGCTTCTCCTTGTCCCCGATCTGGTTCTTCAGGGAGTAGGCGTAGCTCTCCAGCTCGTTTCGGGCGTCGATGCGCTCCTTCAGCTTCTTGTCCTCGTCTGCGAATCGCTCGGCCTCGTTCACCATGCGCTCGATGTCCTCGGGGGTCAGCCGGTTCTGGTCGTTGGTGATGGTGATCTTGTTCTTGTTGCCCGTGCCCTTGTCCTCGGCGGTGACACGCAGGATGCCGTTGACGTCGATCTCGAAGGTGACCTCGATCTGAGGGACGCCGCGGGGAGCCGGAGGGATGCCGGTCAGGTCAAAGGTGCCCAGGAGGTGGTTATCTTTAGTCAGAGGACGCTCGCCTGGAAACATGAAGATTTGGGAGAAATTAGGTATGAAGGAACTGAAAACTTGTCAAGATGAGGTCATGGAGTTGGCACTGAAACAGTTTGCTCACCTTCATAAACTTTGATGGTCACGGTTGGCTGGTTGTCAGAAGCGGTGGAGAAGATCTGGGATTTCTTGGTGGGCACGACGGTGTTCCTGGGAATGAGTTTGGTCATCACTCCTCCGACCGTCTCAATGCCCAGGGTCAAAGGGCAAACGTCCAGAAGCACCAGGTCACCTGTTCAACACATTTCAGTCAGTAAGCATCCCTCAAGAGATCGTGTGATGATAGAGGTCAGAGGTTATAGAGACTCACCAGTGTCCTCTTCTCCTGACAGGACTCCGGCCTGGACAGCAGCTCCGTAAGCCACAGCCTCGTCCGGGTTGATTCCTCTGGACGGCTCCTTTCCGTTGAAGAACTCCTTCACCAGCTGCTGGAT includes the following:
- the gng10 gene encoding guanine nucleotide-binding protein G(I)/G(S)/G(O) subunit gamma-10 produces the protein MSSNSNLTTMKRTVEQLKLEASVDRIKVSQAAADLQQYCLQNASKDALLVGVPAASNPFREPRSCALL
- the rabepk gene encoding rab9 effector protein with kelch motifs → MELLPILDPEERPQSRQWYVVVPTGAGPAVSVGHTCTFLRSSDEGKGRIVIIGGANPDGSFSESYIINLDAHEWDVPDWVGLQARYEHCSFVPESDPQSLWVFAGAEKNGNRNCVQVLRTSADAEGRGSWQTVQVKGTAPTGRTYHTSSACVGDRLYVFSGGDAGASPVTDPQLHVFDSVSVTWLQPESRGTPPAPRHGHVIAAVGSNIYIHGGLAGEKFYSDMFLLNTETLKWEKVRPKGDVPPGVAAHSSLTFGNNIFIFGGMTADGATNAMYKFQSDKQRWTLLRFDGDLPPSRLDHCMCLMPWRVKTPEEHAAQSRDADVVHLCFIFGGMDTQGVMFNDCLVTVLT